Genomic window (Arcobacter aquimarinus):
GAAATTACAAACAAAAATTAAAAAATAAAGGAAATTAACCTATGAAAGAGAATATAACTCCAGATTATAGACTTGATATGCAAGGTGAACCTTGTCCATATCCTGCTGTTAAAACACTTGAAGCAATGGAAAGTTTACAAAAAGGTGAAATCTTAGAAATAA
Coding sequences:
- the yedF gene encoding sulfurtransferase-like selenium metabolism protein YedF — protein: MKENITPDYRLDMQGEPCPYPAVKTLEAMESLQKGEILEIISDCPQSINNIPIDAKNHGYKVLNIDSSGPTIKYLIQK